The Nitrospirota bacterium genome contains the following window.
CGTGGGTTTCCGCAATCCTGGCTATATTTGTGGAGCCTGCTGATATGGCTGCAGTGAATATGCTTAACATCATCATCGGCTCAACAAGGATTGCAACAGTCATCTCCCTGCTGCTGCCTTCTCCGCCGAAAGCTGTCCCTGCATCAATGCCTGCAAGGGCCATGAAAAACCTTCCGAGGGCAAAGACATAAATCAATGCTATGACATCTCCCATCATTCCGAGGGATGCCTTTGTGGTTATAACAGGGACAATCATCGAAGCAGCAATTGTGGATGTAAATACTATGTATGGCGTTGCTTTAAATATCCATGATGTAACACTGGATATCACCATATCCTTCTTAAATAGCCTTATTAGGTCGTAATATGGCTGGAATATGCCAGGCCCGATCCTACCCTGCATATTTGCCTTGAGTTTCTTTATCACTCCGTTGATGAGCGGAGAAAATAAAATGATTATTAGAAACTGAAAATATTCCATGTCGCTATCGCTCCATTGCAAATCGAAGATTGAAAATTTTAAATTTTAAAATTACTGTTTCCATATTTTTCAATTTTCAATTTGCAATTTTCAATTCAGTATTATGTCCCGAATATCAAAAGCAGTATTAGTGTCACCAAAATATAGCCAAGATAAAGGTGAAGGCTGCCTGATTGAAGCAGTCTCACCCTCCCTGCAATCCAGTGGA
Protein-coding sequences here:
- a CDS encoding NADH-quinone oxidoreductase subunit H; this encodes MEYFQFLIIILFSPLINGVIKKLKANMQGRIGPGIFQPYYDLIRLFKKDMVISSVTSWIFKATPYIVFTSTIAASMIVPVITTKASLGMMGDVIALIYVFALGRFFMALAGIDAGTAFGGEGSSREMTVAILVEPMMMLSIFTAAISAGSTNIARIAETHGIFYSPSHILALSAFMVAIIAETGRIPVDNPDTHLELTMIHEGMLLEYSGRYLSLMEWAHYMKQMLLFTLAVDIFFPIGIANNTEISGLAVSSGVYIFKILLMAFLMALIESTRAKMRFFQLPSLLGGAFVLALLSLLTYIMMGK